In Pyricularia oryzae 70-15 chromosome 2, whole genome shotgun sequence, one genomic interval encodes:
- a CDS encoding 3-phytase A yields MALTSFFLGLAWFAITVSSQVNLYKYDTPDLGFQYQPEVTHYWGQFSPYFSVPSEYNASSPLPGCKVTFAQTLSRHGARFPTRGKNYAALLERIQSSVTKYGRGYEFIRNYKYNLSVDQLNDLGRQQMVNAGIHFYRRYHSLARSNQPFIRYDGQQRVVESGQKWAHGFHLAYLADESRVEPDTFPYKMVEIPHGKAFNNTLSNKRCANFDKSYAKALRQATGRKLMRGIRRRLNKNLRGANLSTKEAHLLMELCPMETAANFGKTGALSPFCSLFRRKDWKAFDHYSTVVKWFASGDGNPLGPTLGVGWVNELIARLLQRPVEDHTSTNSTLATNPATFPLTSKLYADFTHVNDLLGIYSALGLFKTKTTLSNTKMTTIPINRIAAVQKLTGYSASRVASLGARMYVEKMTCEGEQGELVRILINDRVMRLPNCGADKEGRCKLALLPEIVCMERNEGGVETLTFSACCDS; encoded by the exons ATGGCGCTCACTTCATTCTTCCTCGGCCTAGCTTGGTTCGCAATTACTGTCAGCAGCCAAGTCAATCTCTACAAATACGACACGCCAGACCTCGGCTTTCAATACCAGCCTGAAGTAACTCATTATTGGGGACAGTTTTCTCCTTACTTTTCCGTCCCGTCAGAATATAACGCCTCCTCCCCTTTGCCTGGGTGCAAAGTCACCTTTGCACAAACCCTGTCTCGACATGGCGCTCGATTCCCAACCAGAGGGAAAAATTACGCTGCTTTGCTTGAGCGAATCCAGTCTTCTGTGACCAAATACGGCCGAGGATATGAGTTCATTCGAAACTACAAGTACAATCTCAGCGTAGACCAATTGAACGACCTCGGCCGCCAACAAATGGTCAACGCCGGGATACACTTTTACCGACGATACCACAGTTTGGCCAGGAGCAATCAACCTTTTATCCGCTACGATGGACAGCAACGCGTAGTCGAAAGTGGCCAAAAGTGGGCACACGGCTTCCACCTGGCTTATTTGGCGGATGAAAGTCGAGTAGAGCCGGACACCTTTCCTTATAAGATGGTTGAGATCCCGCACGGAAAAGCTTTCAACAACACTCTGAGTAACAAGCGCTGTGCCAATTTCGACAAGTCCTACGCCAAAGCCCTCCGACAAGCGACTGGAAGAAAGCTCATGAGGGGAATCAGACGACGACTAAACAAGAACCTTCGAGGGGCCAATCTGTCTACCAAAGAAGCCCATTTACTTATGGAATTGTGCCCCATGGAAACAGCGGCAAATTTTGGAAAAACAGGTGCCTTGTCGCCATTCTGCTCCCTCTTTAGGAGGAAGGACTGGAAGGCATTTGATCATTACTCCACCGTCGTCAAGTGGTTTGCCAGCGGTGATGGTAATCCGCTGGGACCGACATTGGGGGTGGGCTGGGTAAACGAGCTCATTGCCAGGCTGCTGCAAAGGCCCGTGGAGGATCACACCAGCACCAACAGCACGCTGGCCACCaaccccgcgacgttcccgTTGACGAGCAAGCTCTACGCCGACTTCACCCACGTGAACGACCTGTTGGGGATCTACTCTGCGCTTGGGTTGTTCAAGACAAAGACGACGCTCTCCAATACGAAAATGACTACAATCCCCATAAACAGAATCGCGGCCGTGCAGAAACTTACGGGATATTCGGCCAGCCGGGTGGCGTCCCTGGGGGCCCGTATGTACGTTGAAAAGATGACCTGTGAGGGCGAGCAGGGGGAGTTGGTTAGGATCTTGATCAACGATAGGGTGATGCGGTTGCCCAACTGCGGCGCTGACAAGGAGGGGCGATGCAAGCTCG CCCTCCTGCCTGAAATAGTGTGCATGGAGCGCAATGAGGGTGGTGTGGAGACTCTCACATTTTCTGCCTGTTGTGACTCATGA
- a CDS encoding MFS transporter, translated as MRKYALIKDKSDEELQAIEKSLVRKLDWKFLPMVTCMLLMNYLDQINVSNARLSGMQKDCHMTDVQWSAGISMFYVGYIISQVPANIIVAKGKPRWLLPFFMLAWSAVTICMTAIDSPWAFMLCRFLVGVTEGPFVPAVSLLTSSWYTKSESPLRMGIWHAGNVISNVISGLLAAAVLQNMGGLGGLAAWRWFLLLEGAVSLVVCFASFWFIPNFPSTTGTYFMTAEEAEMAQYRQDVNAGGVSEDDEGGHWEGVALACKDPFTWFFAASHFAIVNVGLHISDPPKVRPP; from the exons atGCGAAAGTATGCCTTGATCAAGGACAAGTCCGATGAGGAGCTCCAGGCCATTGAGAAGTCTTTGGTTCGCAAGCTGGACTGGAAGTTTCTGCCCATGGTGACTTGCATGTTGTTGATGAA CTACCTCGACCAGATCAACGTCAGCAACGCCAGGCTGAGCGGGATGCAAAAAGACTGCCACATGACGGACGTGCAGTGGTCCGCCGGCATCTCCATGTTCTACGTCGGCTACATCATCTCGCAGGTTCCCGCCAACATCATCGTGGCCAAGGGCAAGCCCCGCTGGCTACTCCCCTTCTTCATGCTGGCCTGGTCCGCCGTCACCATCTGCATGACCGCCATCGACTCGCCCTGGGCCTTTATGCTGTGCCGCTTCCTCGTCGGCGTGACCGAGGGCCCCTTCGTCCCCGCCGTGTCCCTCCTCACCTCGTCGTGGTACACAAAGTCCGAGTCGCCCCTGCGCATGGGCATCTGGCACGCCGGCAACGTCATCTCCAACGTCATCTCGGGCctgctcgccgccgccgtgctgCAGAACATGGGCGGGCTCGGTGGCCTGGCCGCCTGGCGGTGGTTCCTGCTGCTCGAGGGCGCCGTCAGCTTGGTCGTGTGCTTCGCCTCGTTCTGGTTCATCCCCAACTTCCCCTCCACCACCGGCACGTACTTTATGACCGCGGAGGAGGCCGAGATGGCTCAGTACCGCCAGGACGTCAACGCCGGTGGCGTGtctgaggacgacgagggtgGTCACTGGGAGGGTGTTGCCCTGGCTTGCAAGGACCCCTTCACTTGGTTCTTTGCTGCCAGCCACTTTGCCATtgttaacgttgggctccacatctccgacccccctaaagtccggcccccttga